A window from Cryptomeria japonica chromosome 1, Sugi_1.0, whole genome shotgun sequence encodes these proteins:
- the LOC131030337 gene encoding disease resistance protein Roq1, whose translation MGGSGKTTLAKEVFNRKKSDYFRASFLFDVREASERRELPSLQLKLLKDLFHRGDLSFTNTEEGTGYLKDSLEGVPAHLSFLIVIDDIDHVEQLNALLVMDILKELSNSLVIVTTRDVGVLINVGITDGYHLKGMNRNYGSELFCWHAFDQPNPSSGYKELVNSFVDVCGGLPLSLQVLGRHVHGRSEDYWRSELIEVRKTLPRDVKQRLRISFDALNAEEKQVFMDIACFFVGRRHSVIEEVWEGSGWNAQHALETLRDKCLIEEETNLYMRMHDHLRDLGREMALEFNPPHHLWRPRDLKYLELMSFRNILNKTNVRCFHSIFDKSMNYQVTFFLGQSDICVETSASLLWLQLEGNSTTQPMKSIPSWIPLQSLQCLKIKGGRFKTLWENHIQVPSQLKKLDITYCGYLISLSGISYIEKLMLLNINQCPNLKELTLGHLSCLEWITIVDCKHLKDVLGISNLAKLVKLEIYGCTKLEFECLCLSGMKYLESITFDINVKVKYFMLDGCPFLKKNKFGCANLVELSIRSCPELEMLPAIRGSSCIDLRITIDRCGKHKYLQVYDCPKLRSVSLNLEVTKLHISNCPELKELPGLSRSTCLEKFEIDCCKKLKNITLPTSLISLSIQNCRDLQRLAGISDLTNLTELHIMKCPKLEELASLSSLNYLERTEIDHCKKLQNITLPTTLISLSIQSCRDMQRVAGINDLTKLTELYIIKCPALEELLSLSKLGCLEQIMINSCDKMESIAGTEELHALKSMQLFYCSNAIIQNCIPKLETLQSDYTFVIGRAVDVAETTLNEYLFYDNDIGADAITEIVAENSDELEKCRVLSKVIICILVVVDSSTSVEDINESIPPGPSYYDSKLQVRPGEWMITMVEPYGCWSYYYQYYMAIKHVLKRFGILKKGFLIEVKKDEEWKGVQVLHTIIDKLYHL comes from the exons ATGGGTGGATCGGGGAAGACAACTCTAGCCAAAGAAGTGTTTAACAGAAAAAAATCAGATTACTTTAGAGCAAGTTTTTTGTTTGATGTACGAGAAGCATCTGAGAGAAGAGAATTACCTTCTTTGCAACTTAAGCTTCTCAAAGATCTCTTCCACAGAGGTGATCTCAGTTTTACAAATACAGAGGAAGGAACAGGCTATCTCAAAGATAGTCTTGAAGGGGTCCCCGCCCACTTAAGCTTCCTAATTGTTATAGATGACATCGATCATGTGGAGCAGTTAAATGCTCTACTGGTCATGGATATCTTAAAAGAATTGAGTAATAGTCTGGTTATTGTCACAACCCGTGACGTTGGAGTGCTTATAAATGTAGGGATTACTGATGGTTATCATTTAAAAGGAATGAATCGAAATTATGGGAGTGAACTCTTTTGTTGGCATGCCTTTGACCAACCCAATCCATCTAGTGGGTACAAGGAGCTGGTTAATTCCTTCGTAGATGTGTGTGGAGGGTTGCCTCTGTCACTTCAAGTTCTGGGCAGGCACGTTCATGGTAGAAGTGAGGATTATTGGAGGTCAGAATTGATTGAAGTTAGAAAGACACTTCCTCGGGACGTAAAGCAAAGATTGAGAATAAGTTTTGATGCATTGAATGCTGAAGAAAAACAAGTTTTCATGGATATTGCTTGCTTTTTTGTGGGCAGACGACATAGTGTAATCGAGGAAGTATGGGAGGGTTCAGGATGGAACGCTCAACATGCACTGGAAACACTCAGAGATAAATGTCTTATAGAAGAAGAGACAAATTTATATATGCGAATGCATGACCACCTGAGAGACTTGGGAAGAGAAATGGCACTTGAATTCAACCCTCCTCATCACCTATGGCGTCCTCGAGATCTGAAATATTTG GAATTAATGAGTTTCAGAAATATCCTCAACAAAACTAATGTTAGGTGTTTCCACTCCATTTTTGACAAGTCCATGAATTATCAAGTTACATTCTTCTTAGGTCAATCAGACATTTGTGTTGAGACATCAGCTTCCTTACTATGGCTTCAACTTGAGGGGAATTCTACAACACAACCAATGAAGAGCATTCCTTCATGGATTCCTCTTCAGAGTTTGCAGTGTTTGAAAATCAAAGGTGGACGATTTAAAACGTTGTGGGAGAATCACATACAG GTGCCCTCCCAGTTGAAGAAACTTGATATTACATATTGTGGATATTTGATAAGTTTATCAGGAATCTCTTACATTGAAAAGCTTATGCTGTTGAATATTAATCAATGTCCAAATCTTAAGGAGCTAACTCTTGGTCATCTTAGCTGTCTGGAATGGATCACAATTGTAGATTGTAAACATTTGAAAGATGTGTTAGGAATATCTAATCTTGCCAAGCTTGTAAAATTGGAAATTTATGGTTGTACGAAGCTAGAGTTTGAGTGCTTGTGTCTTAGTGGTATGAAGTATCTGGAGAGCATAACATTTGATATAAATGTAAAAGTTAAATATTTTATGTTGGATGGTTgtccatttttgaaaaaaaataaatttggttGTGCAAATCTTGTAGAATTAAGCATTAGGAGCTGTCCGGAGCTTGAGATGTTGCCAGCTATTAGAGGATCAAGTTGCATAGATCTTAGGATTACAATTGACAGATGTGGGAAGCACAAATATCTTCAAGTGTATGATTGTCCAAAATTAAGAAGTGTGTCACTTAACTTAGAGGTTACAAAATTGCACATTAGCAATTGTCCTGAGCTTAAGGAGTTGCCAGGTCTTTCTAGATCGACCTGCTTGGAGAAATTTGAGATTGACTGTTGTAAGAAGCTAAAGAACATTACACTGCCAACAAGTCTCATCAGTCTGTCTATACAAAATTGCAGAGATTTGCAAAGATTGGCAGGAATTAGTGATCTCACAAATCTTACAGAGTTGCACATTATGAAGTGTCCCAAGCTTGAGGAGTTGGCAAGTCTTTCCAGTCTGAACTACTTGGAGAGAACTGAAATTGACCATTGTAAGAAGCTACAGAATATTACACTACCAACAACACTCATCAGTCTGTCTATACAAAGTTGTAGAGATATGCAAAGAGTAGCAGGAATTAATGATCTTACAAAGCTTACAGAGTTGTACATTATAAAGTGTCCTGCGCTAGAGGAGTTGCTGAGTCTTTCCAAACTAGGATGCCTGGAGCAAATTATGATTAATTCTTGTGACAAGATGGAGAGCATAGCAGGTACTGAAGAGTTGCATGCATTAAAAAGTATGCAACTTTTTTATTGCAGCAATGCAATAATTCAGAATTGCATTCCCAAGTTGGAG aCTCTGCAGTCAGATTATACCTTTGTCATCGGAAGAGCAGTGGATGTAGCAGAAACAACTTTAAATGAGTATCTCTTTTATGACAATGATATTGGTGCTGATGCAATCACTGAAATTGTTGCTGAAAACAGTGATGAGTTGGAAAAATGTCGAGTATTAAGTAAAGTTATTATATGCATTCTAGTTGTGGTTGACAGCTCTACTTCGGTGGAGGATATAAATGAATCAATACCACCTGGACCCTCTTACTATGACAGCAAACTTCAAGTGCGTCCGGGAGAATGGATGATTACAATGGTGGAACCATATGGTTGTTGGAGTTACTATTATCAGTATTATATGGCAATTAAACATGTTTTAAAGAGGTTTGGAATATTGAAGAAGGGGTTCCTGATAGaggtgaagaaagatgaagagtGGAAAGGCGTGCAAGTGTTACATACAATTATTGATAAGCTATATCATTTATGA